The following proteins are co-located in the Silene latifolia isolate original U9 population chromosome 1, ASM4854445v1, whole genome shotgun sequence genome:
- the LOC141588480 gene encoding uncharacterized protein LOC141588480 — MGGGGQAHGGREEEEFSNSEDSMAEAFQGEHNKDLKLSLPTQDHPSPYKLRWLNKGAEVRVNKQCLVPFSIGKNYVDEAHCDVLPMDACHLLLGRPWEFDRDSVHHGKDNTYTFKFGSRKVILAPLPPVLKHIPTPSMLEPSNEVLLNNGAEMLQELKEDRDVYVLIAKRVVGEQEKGLPSEVQRLLKTYGDVFPSELPSGLPPLRGIEHQIDFIPGATLPNKAAYRSDPKAT, encoded by the exons ATGGGAGGAGGAGGACAAGCTCATGGTGGCCGTGAGGAAGAGGAGTTTTCAAATTCAGAGGACTCCATGGCCGAGGCATTTCAAGGAGAGcacaacaaagacttaaag CTATCATTGCCTACacaagaccatcctagtccttataagctaaggtggctcaacaaaggggctgAAGTGAGGGTTAATaagcaatgcttggttccattttcCATTGGTAAGAACTATGTAGATGAAGCTCATTGTGATGTTCTTCCAATGGATGCTTGTCACTTGCTACTTGggagaccttgggagtttgatagggacTCGGTTCATCATGGTAAAGACAACACCTACACCTTCAAATTTGGCTCAAGGAAGGTCATCCTAGCACCTTTACCACCTGTTCTCAAGCATATTCCAACCCCTTCCATGCTTGAACCATCAAATGAGGTGTTACTAAATAATGGGGCAGAAATGTTGCAAGAGTTAAAGGAGGATAGGGATGTGTATGTGCTTATAGCCAAGAGAGTGGTGGGAGAGCAAGAGAAGGGGCTGCCTAGTGAGGTCCAACGTCTACTCAAGACCTATGGTGATGTGTTTCCAAGTGAGCTTCCTAGTGGCTTGCCTCCTCTTAGAGGAATTGAGCAccaaattgatttcattccgggaGCTACTCTACCCAATAAGGcagcctatagaagtgatcctaaagctacTTAA